One window from the genome of Nocardioides panaciterrulae encodes:
- a CDS encoding dihydrofolate reductase family protein, which yields MTRTTYYTAATLDGFLADEHDSLDWLFKQHIDEAGPMAYGPFIAGIGALVMGATTYAWIRAHHVDRGEAWPYPMPTWVLTHRDPAPVEGADIRFARGDVRPVHAAMVAAAGGKDLWVVGGGDLAADFAEAGLLDELCVQLAPVTLGAGRPLLPRPFDLRLTEVARNGDFACVRYDVGGPYRGD from the coding sequence ATGACCCGGACCACCTACTACACGGCGGCGACGCTGGACGGCTTCCTGGCCGACGAGCACGACTCGCTGGACTGGCTGTTCAAGCAGCACATCGACGAGGCCGGGCCGATGGCCTACGGGCCGTTCATCGCGGGCATCGGGGCGCTGGTGATGGGCGCGACGACGTACGCGTGGATCCGCGCGCACCACGTCGACCGCGGCGAGGCCTGGCCCTACCCGATGCCCACCTGGGTGCTGACCCATCGCGACCCGGCGCCGGTGGAGGGGGCCGACATCCGGTTCGCCCGCGGCGACGTGCGACCGGTGCACGCGGCGATGGTGGCGGCCGCGGGCGGCAAGGACCTGTGGGTGGTCGGCGGCGGCGACCTGGCCGCCGACTTCGCCGAGGCGGGGCTGCTCGACGAGCTGTGCGTGCAGCTCGCGCCGGTCACGCTCGGCGCCGGGCGGCCGCTGCTGCCCCGGCCGTTCGACCTCCGGCTCACCGAGGTGGCGCGCAACGGCGACTTCGCGTGCGTGCGCTACGACGTCGGGGGTCCCTACCGCGGCGACTGA
- the miaA gene encoding tRNA (adenosine(37)-N6)-dimethylallyltransferase MiaA, with protein sequence MPEPRTAAPTRRAAVPVVAVVGATASGKTGLSLDLAERLGGEVVNTDAMQVYRGMDVGTAKLPPAERRGIPHHLLDLLTVRDPLTVAEFQQQARAVIGALRAAGKVPVLVGGSALYTRAILDRFDFPGTDEAVRSRLEEELAAVGAPTLHRRLAGRDPEAAARILPENGRRVVRALEVIEITGRPFSASLPTMAYADAATVQVGLDIDRPTLDARIAQRVDQMFADGLVAEVERLLAEGLAEGRTAGRAIGYREVAAHLAGDLTLDEARERTVVATRRFARRQDSWFRKDPRIVWVPFDAPDRVERALAAVAALGAPAVPSAPGAPAVGAAP encoded by the coding sequence ATGCCCGAGCCCCGGACCGCCGCGCCGACGAGACGCGCCGCCGTGCCGGTCGTGGCCGTCGTCGGGGCGACCGCGTCCGGCAAGACCGGGCTCTCGCTGGACCTCGCGGAGCGGCTCGGCGGCGAGGTCGTCAACACCGACGCGATGCAGGTCTACCGCGGCATGGACGTCGGCACGGCCAAGCTCCCACCCGCCGAGCGGCGGGGCATCCCGCACCACCTGCTCGACCTGCTGACGGTGCGCGACCCGCTCACGGTCGCGGAGTTCCAGCAGCAGGCGCGGGCGGTGATCGGGGCGCTGCGGGCGGCCGGCAAGGTCCCGGTGCTGGTGGGCGGATCCGCGCTCTACACCCGCGCGATCCTGGACCGCTTCGACTTCCCGGGCACCGACGAGGCGGTCCGTAGCCGGCTCGAGGAGGAGCTGGCCGCGGTCGGCGCGCCGACCCTGCACCGGCGGCTGGCCGGGCGCGACCCCGAGGCGGCGGCCCGGATCCTGCCCGAGAACGGCCGCCGGGTGGTCCGGGCCCTCGAGGTCATCGAGATCACCGGCCGGCCGTTCAGCGCCTCGCTGCCGACCATGGCCTACGCCGACGCCGCGACCGTCCAGGTCGGGCTGGACATCGACCGGCCCACGCTGGACGCCCGGATCGCGCAGCGGGTGGACCAGATGTTCGCCGACGGCCTCGTGGCCGAGGTCGAGCGGCTGCTCGCCGAGGGGCTGGCCGAGGGCCGGACCGCCGGCCGCGCGATCGGCTATCGCGAGGTCGCGGCGCACCTCGCCGGCGACCTGACGCTGGACGAGGCGCGCGAGCGGACCGTCGTGGCGACCCGCCGGTTCGCCCGCCGGCAGGACTCGTGGTTCCGCAAGGACCCGCGGATCGTGTGGGTGCCCTTCGACGCCCCGGACCGGGTCGAACGGGCGCTCGCCGCGGTGGCCGCGCTGGGCGCGCCCGCCGTGCCGAGCGCGCCGGGCGCGCCGGCTGTCGGTGCCGCGCCCTAG
- a CDS encoding antitoxin produces the protein MSFFNKAKDALTDAVDKHGDKIADGIDKAAEVIDDRTGGKHADRLATGAAKAKDALDRLDGKDDDMPGGGRHRSGGDAR, from the coding sequence ATGAGCTTCTTCAACAAGGCCAAGGACGCGCTCACCGACGCCGTGGACAAGCACGGCGACAAGATCGCCGACGGCATCGACAAGGCAGCCGAGGTGATCGACGACAGGACCGGTGGCAAGCACGCCGACCGGCTCGCCACCGGCGCCGCGAAGGCCAAGGACGCCCTGGACCGGCTCGACGGCAAGGACGACGACATGCCCGGCGGCGGCCGGCACCGCTCGGGCGGAGACGCCCGGTGA